From the genome of Polyangiaceae bacterium, one region includes:
- a CDS encoding protein kinase, with product MTSELTAGDVFAERYRIERRLAAGGMGAVYEVVHLETNRRRALKVLHNKFLENDSLRSRFRQEARVAAEIESEYIVDVFDAGIDTTTGMPFLVMELLRGEDVRKRVRRDGPLPAEDALRFLYETSLALEKTHQANIVHRDLKPDNLFLCEREHGPPRIKVLDFGIAKIVADGTIQTQVTQSLGTPMYMAPEQFSMGSTVSPATDIYALGLIAYTMLAGKPYWTLESKKARSPIAFALHAAKGPAESPKARAARLGVELPEAFDAWFFRATAEEPTERFPSALAAVAELAEVLGVPLPHESSRGKAILEQRSIPPPSMERRSIPPTLMERRSIPPAAMESAPQPPSESASAASDGPISMTLHGAGTSAGDVLDAISQKIRKQPLLAAACVLATFMAGSLVNVLLPARSPRDPSDASTMGVDASSANAAAERIAPSAEPTPTIASAPAASASAAPIEPESTIKTPAASTTSSAAPADPAPTKKKTVRPSIPVKQPSDGVIWNND from the coding sequence TTGACGTCCGAGTTGACTGCGGGAGATGTATTTGCGGAGCGATACCGCATCGAACGGCGCCTTGCAGCGGGTGGCATGGGAGCGGTCTATGAAGTGGTGCACCTCGAGACGAACCGGCGCCGCGCGCTGAAAGTGCTGCACAACAAGTTTTTGGAGAACGATTCGTTACGAAGTCGCTTCCGCCAAGAAGCTCGCGTCGCAGCCGAAATCGAAAGCGAGTACATCGTCGACGTCTTCGACGCGGGCATCGATACCACGACGGGCATGCCCTTTCTCGTGATGGAACTGCTTCGGGGCGAAGACGTGCGCAAACGCGTTCGTCGCGACGGACCGCTGCCTGCCGAAGATGCCCTCCGTTTCCTCTATGAAACCTCGCTGGCGCTGGAAAAGACGCACCAAGCGAACATCGTGCATCGCGATCTCAAGCCGGACAACTTGTTCCTCTGCGAGCGCGAACATGGGCCGCCCCGCATCAAAGTGCTCGACTTCGGCATCGCCAAAATCGTCGCGGATGGCACGATCCAGACGCAAGTCACGCAATCGCTCGGAACGCCCATGTACATGGCGCCCGAGCAGTTCTCGATGGGCAGTACGGTATCGCCAGCAACCGATATCTATGCACTTGGACTCATTGCGTACACGATGCTCGCGGGCAAACCCTATTGGACCCTCGAGTCCAAAAAAGCTCGCTCACCCATCGCATTCGCCTTGCATGCAGCAAAAGGGCCCGCGGAAAGCCCGAAAGCTCGAGCTGCGCGGCTAGGTGTCGAGTTGCCCGAAGCCTTCGACGCATGGTTTTTCCGAGCAACCGCCGAAGAACCAACCGAGCGGTTTCCATCGGCCCTTGCCGCAGTCGCCGAACTTGCCGAAGTGCTCGGCGTGCCGTTGCCACACGAATCCTCACGAGGCAAGGCCATTCTGGAGCAACGATCGATTCCGCCGCCGTCGATGGAGCGACGATCGATTCCGCCGACATTGATGGAGCGACGATCGATTCCGCCGGCAGCCATGGAATCCGCACCTCAACCGCCTTCGGAGAGTGCCTCCGCCGCGTCGGATGGGCCCATTTCGATGACGCTGCATGGCGCGGGCACTTCTGCTGGCGATGTCCTCGACGCAATATCGCAAAAGATTCGGAAACAACCGCTCCTCGCTGCCGCTTGTGTCCTGGCAACGTTCATGGCGGGTTCGCTCGTCAATGTGCTGCTTCCCGCGCGGTCCCCGCGTGACCCCTCGGACGCGTCGACCATGGGCGTCGACGCATCGAGCGCCAATGCCGCGGCCGAAAGGATTGCGCCGTCAGCCGAGCCGACACCGACCATTGCATCAGCGCCGGCCGCATCGGCCTCGGCCGCGCCCATCGAGCCGGAATCGACCATAAAGACACCAGCGGCGTCCACAACGTCGTCTGCGGCGCCTGCGGATCCAGCGCCGACGAAGAAAAAAACAGTACGTCCAAGCATACCTGTAAAACAGCCATCCGATGGCGTGATCTGGAACAATGATTGA